The genomic stretch GGCAGCACAGGCGTTCTGGAAAGACAGGCCATCAAAAATGGCCGATTTGGCTGTTTAAATCAGTAAACAAAAGATTCATATTTGAATATTTCAAGTACATACGAGCTTCGCAGTTCTGACCAATAACACCGAAAACATCGGTAACACAACAGAGAGGGTTTGAATAAATGCCAGTAGGGCAGACAGCGGCGAGAGCGCCGGTAGCGAAGAGAGCAACGATGGAGAACTGCATTTTGTAGGTAGTGGTAATGTTGATTTACAACAAGATGACGGTAAACGTGGAAGTGTGGTGATGATTGCTGtgaaagaagctgatgaggATGATAAAAGTTGAACTGAAGTCGGGAGAGATGGTCGGCTTTATACTTGGTTTCCCTAAGATTTTTGAGCCTGGTTATGGTCTCccctattttttttctttttaatttatcTATTCTATTTCCTGTTATTTTCTTCCAATATCATGACCCTGCTGAGCCGACTGTATgcagggagagagaaagagccCACCACAGCCTCGCTCACGCTGCATAATAAAAGGGATAGGTAGGAAGATTGAATCTAGTGCGGCCTAGATGTCTTACATCCTAGTCTTTTGATCATTTGTCAAGTTGTCTGAGTAAGTTGTCTGAGTAAGTCGTACAAAGCCTAAGAACGTCATGCGCCCCAAGCAATTGACCGCGCTGCACCATTACATCACTTGGTGTCGTACACTAGGTAAATTATAAAGTGGTGTGTAATTCCTACATCTTTCCGTGTCTTTACTTCCCTTAATTCTTCTACAGCATTTGCCCGAAACGTCAAGAAGGTGTTACAAtggcagatgaagaaaccAAAGGCCATTCAAGCCACTTCCTTGAAAACAAGACCATAGTGATTGCTGGGGCAGGTCTCGCTGGCTCTGCATTTGTTGTTGGCCTCCAAAAGCTCTGGAACCCAAAACTCAACCCGCCAACTATTATCATCTTTGAGCGCGATGCGCCCGAAATCGCTGATCAGAGGGAGACTTACACTTTGTCTCTGACAGGATTTGACAATTCAGGTGGCCTTGTTGCGTTGAAGAACCTCGGTTTACTTGATCATGCGCTGGAACACGCCATATCTGGGCTTGACGGAGCCGGTGCTTTCAAGATATGGGATTCAAGCTGGAACGAGCAAGTTGCTTTCCGTAGGAAACCAGCTGCAGGCATCCCGTCGACAAGCGTTCGAATTGCGCGAAAAGATATCCGTCAAGTTCTTCATGATGCATTCGATCTTGGCAATCAGTGTAGCATCCACTGGGATTCGAAATGCATATCCACTACCCAGCTCCCGGACGGTCGCCTAAGAGTGAGAGTTGTTCAAGGAGAAAATGCCCACGAGATCGAACAAGAGTGTGACCTCCTCATAGCCGCCGACGGAGCTAATAGTAAGCTGCGACAGAGCCTTCGTCCAGGCGACACGTTGTGTCATGGTGGTGCGGTTCTCCGAGGAGGAGTAGCCAGATTCGAAGAAGCTCTTCCAAAGCTACCAGGGGAGGATTGGGGGTTTGTTGTCTCTCGCACCGGCGtctcggccttcttcgctCCAGTCGACAAGCACAGAATCTTCTGGGCCGTGGGTCGGAATGAAGATCAGGTGTGCAATCTGGATCGCAGCTCGCCAACTCAGCTGCAAGCAGTCATAGAGCAGAGTCTCGATCTTGGATCACATATCGCTGAGCCCTTTCGAAGCATAGTCAGGCGAACCGATCCCGAGACAGCTTTGCTCTTGAATTCACGAGACAAGCTGCCGTTTGCTCATGACAGCATATCCAAAGTACCGGCTGTATTCCTCGGAGATAGCAATCATGCCCTCAGCGCATTTGCAGGCATTGGCGGCAACCTGGCATTAGTGGACGGATGGGATTTGGCAGACCAGATTTGCAAGCATAGCAGCCTGGAAGACGCCGTCAAGGTGTACGACAGCCTCAGCGTACCAAGAGCGATGCGGGATGTCAAGCGATCCAGACGACTAGTAAAAGGTGCTCACGACACTGGTTTGCACTATTACCTGCTTTTGTGCATGTTGTTTGTTGGCAAGTTTGTGAGATGGGCCTTGAATAAGATGGGCCGCTGAGTTGTAGAAGCCGCAGTTACGGAGTACATGAGACGGAGACGCGGAGAATTATGGAGAAGCGGCAGTTTGAAGACCCAGATTTATGCGGAGACTAGAACGATGACAGCTGAATTGTAAATAACAATGTGCACAGAAGATGCCAGATGACTTGTTGGCATTATACTTCAGAACGACAGATTTTGCTAATTTTACAACTATTTCTAGAAAAATGTTGACTGAATAAGAGGACGAATGGGGTTCCGTAGGAGCCAAGAAGGTTCAATAGGGACCTAAGCACAGCGGGCCGTTAAGCTGATACAGTGCTGATAGCCAGTGTATCCACCCATCGCACACCCACTTAACGCGAGATACGCCAGTTCGCAGCACTTTAGCGACTCGAGACGCGATCGCGACGCGGTGCATTTGCAATCTGCATGCATGGGTTCTCTCCTACCCATGTCTCGCTCCcagtcgccgccgcctggctGCTCAGCGTCTTGGTTTTAGAATTGCCGCCTGCGATTGTGCGTTTGTTTTCATCATTGCCCGTTCGTTGTATGCCACGCTCTGCCCAGCTCCAATCAGCCAGCAATCCACCATTCACCGGAATATTCAATCGCCTCCTGTCTCTACGCCGTCGTGAGCTGCCGTCTGTGCTCGAGCCGCAATGCCAGGTGACAAGGCAGCGAGCGCTGCTCGCACGCCAGCAAAGGCCACCCGGCCAGCTGCCGCAGCCTCTGCGACCAAGCAGAAATCGATAATGTCGTTCTTCCAGAAGTCTTCGCCCGTTTCGAGCTCGCCCGCAACTCGCGAACAGGTCTCGTCCGACATCCTATACTCCTCCCCTCTGAAAGAGACCAAAGCCAACTcgctgccaaagacaaagTTCTTTGCCGAGCTCTCCACTCCGGTGCCTTCTAGCGATGCCCTGGAGCCCACCAGCTCGCAAGAGAATATGGAATCGACCGTCAAGCGGTCCAAAGTCAAGTTTGCCGAAGCGCCGGAGAGCTCAGTAGCCCCCAGCAGCCCAATTCGAAAGGTTTGTATCGCCTCATCTCCAATATTTTGGTCTCTACATGCTGACTGGCGCTTTGCAGGGGAAAAGGGCTGTCAATTATGCCGAGTCctcagatgaagatgatgagcctTTTGCCTATGGAGCGGCTTCACAAACTCGGAGGCGTGGTAGAGTCACACGCAACGTTGTcaatgacgaagacgactacGGTGGAAGCGATACCGCCGAGCAAGAGGATGAAGGTTCGTTCCACAatctgcatcatcaccacatATAAGCACGTGGCTGACAAAGTCTGTAGATGACATTGACGACTTTGTTGTATCCGACGATTCAGACGGAGAGGCCTCTCGgccgaagaaaaggaagcgTCCGTCAAAACCTCAATCAGCACGCAAGCGCACAAACGTCTCGTCTCCTATCCAGGAGGACACAGAAGACTATCTCGCAGCTCTTGGCGATATAGAcatggaggatgaagatatGCCTACCGAGTCTACGGCCAAGCAATGGTCTTATGATCCAGAATCTACTGAAAAGCAGCCTGTCGTAAGGCCAATTGACCGTGTCAGCACAAAAGACCCCAAGGTGAAGGAGAAAGCATATATGAAGGAGCCCGGCGAGCGGTATCCCTGGCTGGCGACCATCAGAGACAAAGATAAGCGCTTGCCTGATGACCCTGACTATGATCCGCGAACTCTCTTCATCCCTCCAGGTGCGTGGAATAAGTTTTCACCATTTGAGAAACAGTACTGGGAGATCAAGCAAAATCTCTGGGACACCATCGTCTTTTTCAAAAAGGGCAAGTTCTATGAACTCTATGAAAAAGATGCAACCATTGGTCACCAAGAATTCGACTTCAAGATGACCGATAGAGTCAACATGCGCATGGTTGGCGTCCCAGAGGGTTCTTTGGACCACTGGGTCAACCAATTCATTGCCAAACAATACAAAGTTGCTCGTGTTGAGCAGATGGAGACCAATCTTGGCAAAGAGATGCGAGAACGGGAAGACAAGAGTGGTAAAAAAGCGGATAAGGTCATCTCTCGAAAGCTAGGATGTGTTTTAACTGCCGGTACCTTGGTTGATGGCAGCATGCTCCAGGACGACATGGCTGCGTATTGTGTCTCTATCAAAGAATCTATTGTGGATGATTTGCCAGCGTTTGGTATTGCCTTTACGGATACTGCAACTGGTCGATTCTTCCTCTCTGGGTTTGTCGATGATGTCGATCGGACCAAATTCGAGACTCTCATTGCTCAAATTGGCCCCCGAGAACTTTTGCTGGAAAAGTCTGGACTAGCAACAAAAACTCTTCGCATCCTCAAAAACAACACCTCCCCTACCACTATTTGGACGAATCTAAAACCCGGAACAGAGTTTTGGGATGCGGACACTTCTCGAAAAGAATTGTCCTGCGCCAAATACTTTGtcaaaggagaagatgaggaagaagtaTGGCCGGAAGCGCTCCAGGAACTCAGAGATGATGATCTTGTCATGTCTGCTGTTGGCGGTCTGACTTCGTATCTCCGATTCCTCAAACTAGAAGGTCCCTTGTTATCACAAGGAAGTTTCGAAATCTACAAGCCTATCCAGAAAAACAGCACTCTTGTTTTGGATGGCCAGACATTGACAAACCTTGAACTGTTTTCCAACACTGTTAATGGCAATACCGATGGCACGCTGTTTGGTCTGCTCAATAAGTGCATAACTCCGTTTGGCAAGCGTCTATTCCGCCAGTGGGTTGCCCATCCACTGTGTAATATCGATCGTATCAACGAGCGCTTAGATGCTGTTGAGCTGCTGAATGATGATCCTTCCGTCCGCGAGCAGTTTGCTTCGCAGCTGGTCAAGATGCCTGACCTTGAGCGTCTGATTTCACGCATCCATGCTGGTGCTTGCAAGCCAGAAGATTTTGTTCGTGTTCTTGAAGGTTTCGAGCAAATTGAGTATACGATgactcttgctgctgccttcaAAGGTGGAAATGGCTTGATCGACAGGCTCATTTCATCCATGCCCAACTTGGAAGAACCGCTGGCGTACTGGAGCACGGCATTTAACCGACAGAGGGttaaagaagagaagctgatgatCCCAGAGAGCGGTATCGATGAAGATTTTGACGCTAGCGCGGCTCGAATCCAGGAGATCAAAGACCAGCTAAACGATCTATTaatagagaagaagggggagCTCAAGTGCAAAACGCTCAAATATACAGATGTTGGAAAGGAAATCTACCAGATAGAAGCCCCGAAAGCTGCCAAGATTCCTTCCAGCTGGCGTCAAATGTCTGCAACAAAGGACGTCAAGCGATGGTATTTTCCTCAACTCACTGCGTTGGTTcgagagctgcaagaagCCGAGGAAACCCACTCCCAGCTGATTCGAGAAATTGCGTCACGCTTCTGCCGGAAATTCGATGCTGACTACGAGACTTGGCTCAAGTCAATTCAAATTGTCGCCCAGCTTGACTGTCTTGTGAGTCTTGCCAAGGCATCGTCTTCACTCGGAGAGCCAAGCTGCAGACCTCAGTTCGTCGAGGAAGAGCGTAGCGTGATGGACTTTGAGGAACTGAGACATCCTTGCATGATTAACACCGTGGACGACTTTATTCCGAATAACATCAAGCTCGGCGGTGACCAGGCCAAGATTAACCTTCTTACTGGTGCCAACGCGGCTGGTAAGTCTACGGTTCTCAGAATGGTAAGTCTTCTTCATTAACGCTCACCTGAATGCTTTCCTGTGCGTACCAATTCTGACATTCTCACAGACTTGCATTGCCGTTATCATGGCTCAAGTTGGCTGTTTTGTCCCGGCCAAGTCGGCTCGTCTCACTCCTGTTGATCGAATCATGTCTCGCCTGGGAGCCAACGACAATATTTTTGCCGCGCAATCCACCTTCTTCGTGGAGCTCTCTGAAACCAAAAAGATTCTCTCCGAGGCCACGCCCCGCTCCCTCGTGATTCTTGATGAGCTTGGCCGAGGAACGAGCTCATACGATGGTGTAGCTGTCGCGCAAGCTGTGCTGCATCATGTGGCGACTCATATCGGCTGTATCGGTTTCTTCGCAACACACTACCACTCTCTTGCTACTGAATTTGAGAATCACCCAGAGATTCGTGCTCGTCGCATGCAAATTCAtgttgatgacgaagagCGTAGAATCACGTTCTTGTATAAGCTCGAAGACGGGGTTGCAGAGGGTAGTTTCGGTATGCATTGTGCCGCCATGTGTGGCATCTCAGACCGCGTCATTAAGAGAGCTGAAGTGGCAGCCAAGGAATGGGAACATACCAGCCGACTAAAAGACAgcttggacaaggccaagacaggATGCTACATTCCCTTGGGCATTCTCAGCGATATCGGTTCCTTGCTAGGGAACAAGGGCGACGTTGGGGTGGAGGGAGTAGACGTTTTGCTCAAAGCCATTGAAAGCTTGTAAAATCTTTGCACTTTCTAGCATTGCGGCATTTAGAGCGGTACATTCATCCCAGAGTTTCGGACTGGTGTATATAGGCCATTGTTCTATGGATTTGTGGATCATCAGCAAGAGGATATAAAAAGTCGGGGCGTACAGGGCGCATAGATGCATCATGAAAGTAGCAACAAAGACACAAGATACGTATTTTTCTCTATGAATGGAATAATGATCAAAGTAGCTGCAAGAATCCATGTTTGTGACAAACCAATCAATCCAAAACTGTGCTGTAATTTAATAAACATATAACATTTCCATCTCAAGTAATACAATGAACACATCGAGGACAAAATGCAAAACCATTCAACCAGAATTCAAAACCATACAACCAAAACACTACTCCTTAGTAGTCTTTTGCCGCTTCCTCGTCGATCGTCGAGTGACAACTCCCCCCTCTTGACCTTGCGGCTCGTCTTTGTTCAATAAAGCTGCTTGCGACTTCGCTTTCTTcggcatcctcttcttcactggCCGAGGCACAGCTGCTGTGTCAACATTGAGAGCAGttttctgccttttcttcgCAGTAGTAGCTTTagcctttctctttctcttcccatTAGTGTCCTTGTCCGACTCTACTccctcgacatcatcatctgagTACTGGACATTGTTCCCCTGGCGATATGTCGGATCTGGCGCAGTAGTAACTTTAcgctttctctttctcttcccgTTAGTGTCCTTGTCCGACTCTATATCGTCCATATTCTCGTCATCTGAGTACTGGACGTCATCTTGCCGATATGTCGGATccggcatcttcttcttcactggTCGAGGCCCTGTTGCTTTCTCAACATTGGCAGGCTCAACATTGGCAGGCTCGACATTAGCAGTGATTTTCCGCACTTTCTTCGCCATAGTCGTTTTAcgctttctctttctcttgccaTTGTCATCCTTGTCCGATTCCACGTCATCcacatcctcctcatccgaGTATTGGACATCACCCCCCTGGCGATATGTCGGATCCGACACCGGTTTCAGTTGAAACTGCTGGCGAGCTctcccagcagcaggaaCATCGAGTACATCGGGTGCTTCCCAGCCGTTCGGTAAAGGAGCCGGCCCTCTGAATGCCGGCCAGGGGATGTTCCACCAGGCACTGTTGCTTTCATTGTTTGGATCTGACCGCCAGTAGGTGCCGTTGGCGTTTGTGGCGTTGAGGGGGGTAAATTGTGCGCGCATACACGGGGTATCGCCGCAGGAACCTTTTGCGGAGAGTGGAAAGGGGCTTTGGCATGAGGTTTGCTGGGATCCAGCCGCTGCGGTTGGGGAGTCTTTCAATTGAGCCGATTCCACGGCGGATGCCACAGCATCGGCCAGGGTCGTGATGAAGCTAGAAGAAGATTTATTGATTAGCAAGATgtgaaaataataataaggTGTTAACAAGTGATGTAAGGGGAAGCTCTCTCATACCTCAATTTCATTCTTTCTTCCGAGCGGGGACCTGTCTCGTTTGTGGTTCTTGGGAGCTTTGCGGAAACACTTTGAGCAGTAATACTCTTCCGACGGCACAAAATCCGGGTCATTGGGAAGTATCTTACTCCAATCAGGTGATGGTAAGCGTTGAGGAAGCCTGGAACGTCGGCCATCTTCGTCAATCTCGctatcgtcgtcatcgtcgtcgtcgctctCAGCCTGATAGTTGCGATCGTCCTCTCTTGTGCGCTTTCTCCCTCTCGGCTTTCGGCGTTTTGACTTTGAAGGGTCTGATAAAAGctcctcttcgtcaatctcgctgtcatcatcgtcatctctcTCAGCCTGGTAGTTGCGGTCGCCCTCTCTTGTGCGTGTCCTTCCTCTTGGCTTTCGGCGTTTCGATTTTGAGGGATCGGACAAAAGCTCGTCTTCAGACTCTCCGTCGGCAGAGTCATGTGCGTCTTTGTCATTGTCCTCGCCAAAAACCGATCCGTTGTCTGAACCGGCTTCTGAAGAGCTGGAACTTACAAAGAGAGGAGATTCAGCGCCAGTTTCAAATTCAGGCtccttttcgttttcttccGCTGGCTGAGCCGGGCTTGGCTGCCGAGTTGGACTAATACTCAAAGACTTTCGTTGCAGTGTGTTATCAGGGGCTTCCGTAGAAGGTCTAAGAGATTGTTCGTCATCTGGAGTGTCAGAAATACTTTGGCGGAGAATGGTTCTGAGAGTTTCTTGGCTATGACGATAAGTGTCTGAGCCAGGAATCGGAAGCTGAGGAGCATCTTGACTAGCTGCTGTCTCTTGAACTGTTTCTTCCAGTACGGTGCTAGTGTTTTCAGCTGAAGAATCCGCCATCTCTTGATCATGTTTTGTCGCCTGGGACCCTGTTACTGGTTCATTTTGGCTTGGCTGTTCATCCTCATCACGATCTAGGCCTCCGTCTTTTCCATTTtgtccttgctcttcttcatagGCAAGAGCGGCTGTGTTTATCTGGAATCGAAGATTATTCTGTTGCTGCTTGAAAGCTGCCTCTTCTGGATCTTCGAGCATGCTTATCGCCTTCGGGTTCCCTCTGTAGCAGGCAATCATATGATCTTTGTTCCGATTCCAATCCACCTGAGTCTCTGTATTTCTGAACTCTTCACCACAATAGAGACAAAATCGACCAGACAAGGCACTAAAGCCCCTGCATCTTTTCTGATGTTGGTCGCGTCCATTCTGTGGCAAACGAGACATGTTAAATCCGCAGCCAGAACAGTGAGGGCCGTTTGTGTCATCCGCATTATGCGAGCAATGGGATAACTGTCCGTTGGATTTGCCGCTCTTGTGGGCTTCTGCTGCGCTTGGCCAGACGGATTTGCCGCAGACGGTACAGAATGTGCAGTTTGCGCCATTGAAAATGCCCGGCAAACAGTGAGCGTAGTGGTATATTCGTTCAATGTTGTTGTAGTAGGTTCTGTTACGGCCACAACGATCACAGAATCCCCAAATTTTGTCACTTGGAGCTTCTGGGGAAATGTGTGTCTCGCAAACTGCATGTCCagacgccaaagccaaggctgAACGCCCAAGGCACTTTTGGACCCTTCTGAGCGGTATGGAGATGGTTCCTTCCTTGTCAAATCGCCGGATTGCTGCTTGGCTGACTCCGAGTGCTTCCATGAGCTCATCTTTATGCTTCTCTCTGATATGAAGATTAATTCTTGCCGTGTCCCAGTGTTCGTATAGCGTTTCGTCACACCACATACACTTCCGTGCTGTATGGCATGACTTTAGATGCTTCCTCATGGCATCTTCGTCATTCAGTGTGTAGGCGAAAGTGCAGCCATCATACGGACATCTCAATGCCCGATTTAAGCAGAGGTTTCGTAAGTCCCAAGTGACCCGTTGGAGCTCTCCTTGCTCTGTGGGTGTCAATATGGCTTTGCTCACCAGAGGCATTCGAGGTCCTGTACGGAGCATGGGTTCCAAGGGTGGTGCGTTTGTTGGAATTTGAATACCTGAGTTGGCCGGCCAAGGGACCAATCCGTAACGATCGAAGATGCTGGGCTGTGTTGCGTATGTCTTTTGCCGATTTTCACTTTCGCTTGCTGCTTTTGTCTTGCGAGACTGAAGTTGAGCCCAGTCTAACTGGGTAGTTTCCACAGGCTCATCGTCTTCTAATGATGCCATTGTATGATCTGAATCAAGCGATTCGGGAGTAACGCTGTCTGGGATTACTTCCGCCTCCTCAGCCCAGCTGACcttcttttgctgcttcgtAGCTTGAAGCTCTGCCATGCGTCCATATCGCGGGCCCCAGACGCAAGTCTTTTGGCCCTCAGCTCCCCAATTCCAGTTCCACTTCCCAGAATACATGATTCTGACGGTTGCTTTAGGGGTAGCAATTCTGGCGCGAATTTTGAACCACTCTTCGTCTGTGGTGTTGGATCCGATGAACAAACACGGAGCATTTTCCTCGCCAAGTATAGACCCATACTCTGGTAAAGGCTGAATGCTTATAAAGGATTTACCATTCTTCACACGCATGACGTGGCTTTGCGCATATCCTGTGAGTTGCATGAGCTCAAACACTCGGTTCCTAAATTCTTCCACCGTGGAAGATAACGGAGGTATCTGAACGCAGGATTCGGCTTCACTGTGTCCATTAGGCTCTACAATAGAGAGAGAAGTGGTGTCTTCCTCCCACTCTGGATATAGAAGGGCAAAAGCACCTCCATCAGCAAAGAAATCGGATAAGACAGAAGCATTGTTAGTCTTGGAATTCTCAGAGCCGTCATCATGCAGCTGAATAGAATAAGGCTTCTGGTTCCTGTTGGTCTCTGGTCCGAATGTATCGCCGCCGTGCAGCAAGCGGACATGTCGCAGACGCTGCGTTTCTTCACCAAAAGCGCACGACATTATCTGCTGGATGATTTCAAGTGCCTCGCCGATGTTGTCTTTGCTGCGCGAGATGCGTCCTAGGCGACTGTCGTTGTTGTAATAGCTCGGCAGAAAAAAGGCAATATCGTTTTTGTCATCAAGTCTCGTGCATCTCAGTTCCAACGTATCTTCGCCGAGGAAGCTAGACACTTTATTCATGTCCGAATTCTTGATTGCTGGAAACCCATATTCTGGAGAGGTGCTGTAGCCAATACTCGGGTGGTACATGTGGAAAAGAGCGTGATGAAATGGGCCCGGAGGAGGGCCCAATACAACTTCAAAGGCTGCTCTGACATAAGCGCTGTATTGATCGAAATTCCAACTGTTCACTTTTCCTCGAGATGTAGGGAAATAGTCAGGCGTCGGAAACTCCAGGTAACAACATGACATGGGACCAGTTGACTCTGGAGCTGGCTCTAGAGCATCACCATCATGATGATTCCATATGACTCTGGAGACTTCGCAGGTCAATTGTGCCTCGCTAGGCTCCCAGTGGTCAGGaaaatcttcatctcccaaCTTGATGAAGAATGAAGGTTGTAATGTGAGATCCTGTTTAGAGATGTATTTCAGAGATGCGCTGCCGGCGTTCAAAGGAAAAGTGTCGGAAATATCGTGGACGAAGCTGCCATTCTTGGCAAAATGCAGAATGTAAAATGTTGTTGTATCCTGAGGTCCGAGGGATAGCAATCTCCTAATGGCTTCCTCATATGTCGGTTGACTTCCTGGGACAAAAGCCACAGATCCCTGGTAGCCATAAAGAGTTATGAAGTTGTCCCGCTCAGAGTCTGGAAGTACACGTGCAGAATCTCCATTACATTCAGCGTCACCTTTTTCATCGCCTCCTGCTTCATTGTCGcctgcttcatcgtcgcttgCCGTATCGCTGTCAACTTTGTCATTTACTTTGCTTGTTTGACGGCTTTGTGCCTTCTTcgctttgccttcttttgcgTCAACATCTTCACTGCCATCTCCACTGCTGCTTGCGACGTAGCTGTCgtcaccatcatcttcttcccagTCGCTGTTATCGCCAGGAAGTTCCCAATCGTTATCCTCGTCTAATTCACCTCCTCTAAGGCGCAACATTGTATTTTCGCTCTCTTGCTTAAGTATGCCTCTCTGAAGCGGTGCATAGCTGAAAATGTCGGCGAAGAGACTCGATAGCAGTTTTTGCGGTAGCTGGGTGGTTAGAGGATGTGACTGATCTTCTTTCTCTAACCGAATGTTAGCGAGTAACGTATTAAGTAGATATAGAAATATTAAACTCACTTAGAAGACTCTCGCCTCCCCAATTACGTTGCTTGTGTGCTGTTAAGAACTGTAGAGGCCGATCACCGACACTTTGCGGAGAATCTGGCTCTCGAATCTCCATTTTATAGGTCATGTCGGTCAATGAGAAGTCGATTGGCTCAATGGGAAGTCCAAAATACAACATCGTCAATTTTGTGATGATTTCAGGTGCAGCATCTTGAAGTCTTGTCTGTAGCAGTGCGTTGAATCGAGCTGTGTTATCGTCTTGTATAGCCTTCAAGACTTTGGACGCAGATAGCATGAATAGACGGATCTCATGTTGTGTGAACTTAGAGGCTAAAATTTCACCAATCGGCGTATCTTCATCTGCAAAGAGATGTTCAAACATCCGATACGTGACACTCCACCTCTCGTCACTAGGTGAAACGCCGAGATCGATCCGCTCCTGGGCCTCGCTCTCGGTGACAGTCGAAGTCCATTTAGTGTCGCCACTTGTATCCATGTCGTATTGGTGCTCAAGTGGAAGGCCACGGCTTGCTTGTCGTAGCGATTGACGAAATTATATCAAGACAGTAGAGAATGAAGAGTTGCGCAATTTGCTGTCAACGACTGCGCAAAGGTATTAATGTAAGTAAGACGAACAGCGCtcatgaaaatgaaaaggcaAGTAGAGCGTATTATACAAGAAAAGATCGAAAAGCCGTTATAATattgccaaaaaaaaaaaggtgattTAATATTCATTTAGACAACAACTTCAAGTAATATATGTCCAACTATAGATCCAGTG from Trichoderma atroviride chromosome 3, complete sequence encodes the following:
- a CDS encoding uncharacterized protein (EggNog:ENOG41); protein product: MDTSGDTKWTSTVTESEAQERIDLGVSPSDERWSVTYRMFEHLFADEDTPIGEILASKFTQHEIRLFMLSASKVLKAIQDDNTARFNALLQTRLQDAAPEIITKLTMLYFGLPIEPIDFSLTDMTYKMEIREPDSPQSVGDRPLQFLTAHKQRNWGGESLLKKEDQSHPLTTQLPQKLLSSLFADIFSYAPLQRGILKQESENTMLRLRGGELDEDNDWELPGDNSDWEEDDGDDSYVASSSGDGSEDVDAKEGKAKKAQSRQTSKVNDKVDSDTASDDEAGDNEAGGDEKGDAECNGDSARVLPDSERDNFITLYGYQGSVAFVPGSQPTYEEAIRRLLSLGPQDTTTFYILHFAKNGSFVHDISDTFPLNAGSASLKYISKQDLTLQPSFFIKLGDEDFPDHWEPSEAQLTCEVSRVIWNHHDGDALEPAPESTGPMSCCYLEFPTPDYFPTSRGKVNSWNFDQYSAYVRAAFEVVLGPPPGPFHHALFHMYHPSIGYSTSPEYGFPAIKNSDMNKVSSFLGEDTLELRCTRLDDKNDIAFFLPSYYNNDSRLGRISRSKDNIGEALEIIQQIMSCAFGEETQRLRHVRLLHGGDTFGPETNRNQKPYSIQLHDDGSENSKTNNASVLSDFFADGGAFALLYPEWEEDTTSLSIVEPNGHSEAESCVQIPPLSSTVEEFRNRVFELMQLTGYAQSHVMRVKNGKSFISIQPLPEYGSILGEENAPCLFIGSNTTDEEWFKIRARIATPKATVRIMYSGKWNWNWGAEGQKTCVWGPRYGRMAELQATKQQKKVSWAEEAEVIPDSVTPESLDSDHTMASLEDDEPVETTQLDWAQLQSRKTKAASESENRQKTYATQPSIFDRYGLVPWPANSGIQIPTNAPPLEPMLRTGPRMPLVSKAILTPTEQGELQRVTWDLRNLCLNRALRCPYDGCTFAYTLNDEDAMRKHLKSCHTARKCMWCDETLYEHWDTARINLHIREKHKDELMEALGVSQAAIRRFDKEGTISIPLRRVQKCLGRSALALASGHAVCETHISPEAPSDKIWGFCDRCGRNRTYYNNIERIYHYAHCLPGIFNGANCTFCTVCGKSVWPSAAEAHKSGKSNGQLSHCSHNADDTNGPHCSGCGFNMSRLPQNGRDQHQKRCRGFSALSGRFCLYCGEEFRNTETQVDWNRNKDHMIACYRGNPKAISMLEDPEEAAFKQQQNNLRFQINTAALAYEEEQGQNGKDGGLDRDEDEQPSQNEPVTGSQATKHDQEMADSSAENTSTVLEETVQETAASQDAPQLPIPGSDTYRHSQETLRTILRQSISDTPDDEQSLRPSTEAPDNTLQRKSLSISPTRQPSPAQPAEENEKEPEFETGAESPLFVSSSSSEAGSDNGSVFGEDNDKDAHDSADGESEDELLSDPSKSKRRKPRGRTRTREGDRNYQAERDDDDDSEIDEEELLSDPSKSKRRKPRGRKRTREDDRNYQAESDDDDDDDSEIDEDGRRSRLPQRLPSPDWSKILPNDPDFVPSEDFITTLADAVASAVESAQLKDSPTAAAGSQQTSCQSPFPLSAKGSCGDTPCMRAQFTPLNATNANGTYWRSDPNNESNSAWWNIPWPAFRGPAPLPNGWEAPDVLDVPAAGRARQQFQLKPVSDPTYRQGGDVQYSDEEDVDDVESDKDDNGKRKRKRKTTMAKKVRKITANVEPANVEPANVEKATGPRPVKKKMPDPTYRQDDVQYSDDENMDDIESDKDTNGKRKRKRKVTTAPDPTYRQGNNVQYSDDDVEGVESDKDTNGKRKRKAKATTAKKRQKTALNVDTAAVPRPVKKRMPKKAKSQAALLNKDEPQGQEGGVVTRRSTRKRQKTTKE